One window of Macadamia integrifolia cultivar HAES 741 unplaced genomic scaffold, SCU_Mint_v3 scaffold_244A, whole genome shotgun sequence genomic DNA carries:
- the LOC122071502 gene encoding aldehyde oxidase GLOX-like, whose product MHMQLLSNDRVVVFDRTDFGRSKLSLPHGKCRNDTKDLALQYDCTAHSAEYNVRKNSIRALMVLTDTWCSSGAVSPNGTLIQTGGFNDGDRVVRSFQPCSTCDWQEISNGLIQRRWYATNQILPDGRIIVIGGQENNYEFYPKTSTSATVFSLTFLEQTSNLYPFVHLNVDGNLFICAYNEAILFNYTSNSVVHTFPPIPDYQPRTYPFTGSSVLLPLRNLQSSSVEAEVLICGGAPWDSYQDATSGNFTAALNTCARIRITDPNAAWTMETMPLARVMGDMTLLPNGQVLIINGARRGLAGWEYGRDPVFYPVLYLPDNINGSSRFQVQNPTTIPRMYHSTAVLLRDGRVLVGGSNPHQYYNFTGVLYPTELSLETFSPPYLDPRYSRFRPTIIAPAAYTKLRYGQRFLLRFSGTDQVYVNRRRLAVTMVAPSFTTHSYSMNQRLLVLDSRNLIAVTKSSYVMAVTTPNSPFLAPPGYYLLFLVHHNIPSEGIWVQLI is encoded by the coding sequence ATGCACATGCAGCTCCTCAGCAACGATCGCGTCGTAGTCTTCGATCGCACCGACTTCGGCCGTTCTAAGCTCTCCTTGCCCCATGGCAAATGTCGAAATGACACCAAAGACTTGGCCCTCCAATATGACTGCACCGCTCACTCCGCAGAGTATAATGTACGTAAAAATTCCATACGTGCCCTTATGGTCCTGACCGATACCTGGTGCTCTTCCGGTGCCGTCTCCCCCAACGGCACCCTCATCCAGACCGGTGGATTCAATGACGGTGACCGTGTTGTCAGGTCTTTCCAGCCGTGTTCTACTTGTGACTGGCAAGAGATTTCAAATGGACTCATTCAACGACGTTGGTATGCCACCAATCAAATACTACCGGATGGACGGATCATCGTGATCGGTGGGCAAGAGAACAATTACGAGTTCTATCCCAAAACCTCCACATCCGCTACTGTATTCTCCCTAACGTTTCTAGAACAAACCAGTAATCTCTACCCTTTTGTTCACCTCAATGTGGATGGCAACTTATTCATCTGCGCCTACAACGAAGCAATCTTGTTCAACTACACAAGTAACTCTGTCGTACATACTTTTCCCCCAATTCCAGATTATCAGCCTCGTACCTACCCATTCACCGGATCCTCAGTTCTGCTCCCACTAAGGAACTTACAGTCTTCATCGGTGGAAGCCGAGGTACTCATCTGTGGTGGAGCACCATGGGACTCATACCAGGATGCCACTTCAGGAAACTTCACCGCTGCCCTAAATACATGTGCTAGGATCCGAATCACCGACCCGAATGCGGCATGGACAATGGAGACAATGCCCCTCGCTAGAGTGATGGGAGACATGACGTTACTCCCCAACGGCCAAGTCTTGATCATCAACGGTGCCCGAAGGGGGCTTGCCGGTTGGGAATATGGCCGAGATCCGGTGTTCTACCCTGTTCTCTACCTACCCGATAACATAAACGGGTCGTCTCGCTTCCAAGTACAAAACCCAACTACCATTCCACGTATGTACCATTCCACTGCAGTCTTACTCCGTGACGGTCGAGTTCTAGTGGGAGGAAGCAACCCCCATCAGTACTACAACTTCACCGGCGTTCTTTATCCCACGGAATTAAGCTTAGAGACATTCTCACCTCCTTATTTGGATCCCAGATATTCGAGATTCCGTCCTACGATCATCGCCCCAGCCGCATACACCAAGCTGAGGTATGGGCAACGATTTTTGTTACGCTTCTCTGGTACTGATCAGGTGTACGTGAACCGGAGGAGGTTAGCAGTGACAATGGTGGCTCCATCCTTCACCACGCACTCTTACTCCATGAATCAGAGGCTGTTGGTATTGGATAGCAGAAATTTGATTGCGGTGACCAAGTCGTCCTATGTCATGGCAGTGACCACTCCCAATTCACCTTTCCTGGCACCTCCTGGCTATTATCTTTTATTCTTGGTTCATCATAATATACCTAGCGAGGGGATTTGGGTTCAACTAATCTAG
- the LOC122071501 gene encoding protein ALP1-like: MDPSFLLMLSNLLHLHNHLDPTSSLLSDSYAPSSSTTTSPSATLSSSSVAPLLFFTIASVLSYAASLSSSSSSSPSSSSNNNNQNNDDSVDHSVSAFRALTSQHIWKMDAPVRDAQWRSSYGLSYPVFNTVVDKLKPHILQSNLSLPADYAVAMVLSRLAHGYSAKTLAARYSLEPYLVSKITNMITRLLATKLYPEFIKIPVSRRRLHETTQAFEELTSLPNMCGAIDGSPIKLLRLPPDQELHGHPSAYRCRQGYPAVLLQVVADHKKIFWDVCVKAPGGTDDAAHFRESLLYNRLTSADIVWDKVINVRGHHIRPYIVGDWCYPLLSFLLTPFSWNGTGTPAQNSFDAALMRGRSVVLDAIGLLKGRWRILQNLNVGLNHAPQTIVACCVLHNLCQIAREPEPPMWKDPEESGPPARALEGEKSFYCFGESLRQALAEDLRQRLSSR, encoded by the coding sequence ATGGATCCATCGTTCCTGCTGATGCTATCAAACCTTCTCCACCTCCACAACCATCTGGATCCCACCTCATCCCTCCTGTCGGACTCCTACGCCCCAAGCAGCAGCACCACCACGTCCCCATCTGCAACTCTCTCATCTTCCTCTGTTgcccctctcctcttcttcaccATCGCTTCCGTCCTCTCCTACGCCGCATCCCTCAGctcctcctcctcatcttccccctcttcctcctccaacaacaacaaccaaaacaATGACGACTCCGTCGACCACAGTGTCTCCGCCTTTCGCGCCCTCACCAGCCAGCACATATGGAAAATGGACGCACCCGTGCGCGACGCCCAGTGGCGCTCCTCCTACGGCCTCTCCTACCCAGTTTTCAACACTGTCGTTGACAAGCTCAAGCCCCACATCCTTCAATCCAATCTATCCCTCCCTGCCGACTACGCCGTCGCCATGGTCCTTTCCCGCCTTGCCCACGGCTACTCCGCCAAAACCCTAGCAGCCCGCTACTCCCTCGAGCCCTACCTCGTCTCCAAGATCACCAACATGATCACCCGTCTCCTCGCTACCAAACTCTACCCTGAGTTCATCAAGATTCCCGTCAGCCGCCGCCGCCTCCACGAAACCACCCAGGCCTTTGAGGAACTCACCTCCCTCCCCAACATGTGCGGTGCCATCGACGGCAGCCCCATCAAGCTTCTCCGCCTCCCACCTGATCAGGAGCTCCATGGCCACCCTTCCGCCTACCGGTGTCGCCAGGGCTACCCTGCCGTGCTTCTCCAGGTCGTCGCAGACCATAAAAAGATCTTCTGGGACGTCTGCGTCAAGGCCCCTGGTGGCACCGACGATGCCGCGCATTTCAGGGAAAGCCTCTTGTATAACAGGCTTACTTCTGCGGATATCGTTTGGGATAAGGTCATCAATGTCCGTGGCCACCACATAAGACCTTACATTGTTGGGGACTGGTGCTATCCCCTACTATCCTTCCTGCTCACGCCCTTCTCTTGGAATGGTACCGGCACGCCGGCTCAGAACTCATTCGATGCTGCCCTTATGAGGGGAAGGTCCGTGGTGTTGGACGCTATTGGGCTGCTCAAGGGCAGGTGGCGTATTCTGCAGAATTTGAATGTAGGACTTAACCACGCTCCTCAGACCATTGTTGCTTGCTGTGTTTTGCATAATTTGTGTCAGATTGCGAGGGAGCCCGAGCCGCCAATGTGGAAAGACCCGGAGGAGAGTGGGCCTCCCGCTAGGGCTCTTGAGGGTGAGAAATCCTTTTACTGTTTTGGAGAAAGCTTGAGACAAGCATTGGCAGAGGACCTAAGACAACGGCTTTCATCGAGGTAA